One genomic region from Psychrilyobacter piezotolerans encodes:
- a CDS encoding vWA domain-containing protein, whose translation MGKMIRKSYRIFVLFLLVSMSVFALSYERVAIEGIDSENYDQIKINLVSITDKDLNRVELLNVKEVRDGVRKNYDPIETKKIRFSNGDKVTIAGNEYKVSNNKIQINRKDQFVYKWNGSYYSNFLEEEGEVRTVSFKEKRYFKVGGSYSKLVLTEEYTEPTKAEPSPKIGEQWIYSQITMGSLVNSEKYTIDFYENIDRIKTIDEDGSLEELLTNNKSYDDDVFTHDELERYSYAGTPKPIVEFKLKETLETPKNGKFELTIEENNVFKRKINESYTIPVPITDFEEEDLESSKNTFTYKDKYELENLKAYKYQEVVFRLYTGSKHDEVRPIKRIEENDLNNIKNSYVDFVFENNGSAQEIEKDGIKGRFIEGKFEIMGLENGIDYNLDFYTLRYRNNNNKGNYAAITYEGSIGKFKGKNIASTDDTIWLEDIDTSGYKNIQLNMISITTDNLSLLNLENLKEKRNNDTKNVLNPPLTLQAIPVIGKIINIGSNSYTVNEDNQIILDPNNKRYVYRWKAEYKTIFDDKSGVEREVKFDVLGNDIAKLSLTGKYIEPAKIEEDKTPSHQWVIFEFDPAKEFKDQNYEIEDRVLSPERKGYRRLKTVDYESNLDDVLYGRNGYKAINEFDYSDGVWNYREPIPEKISSAGLIIEKTITESKGTLKDEDENTLLFYTDNKGDGIEKIVSESKGNKATFRWNEGPLNTNGEILNYDKVIFRITKKSAGADYSWDPYENSNSINLIEPTVEGNKELEEFLYGNVNDETYSSNYVDIVLDASTSKTMTFTNAIISYEQTNKELRIVGLPVDNYTIQFYSVKRGHDGRYKVITRENQREFKMDVSDIASLDFEKEKNIHKIDFITTGTSGGAIQVNVNFITKMEREIDLTVDNLKSGKFKIEEKNEGTGKIEGIGEAGNISLKESGMKKFLFPLDVVFVIDNSGSMQNEINNVKDGLSAFGQELYDRGFDVKYNLITFGPQQNRTYEDWGNYVVPTGDWKNKIAEYYDYSYMAIYKDKWFDGAALDKTSSRENDLEELLDAFEEINSISGYYGGQENSAWGIHYAIEKLRTNGRYLSYSGEIVEKGEKGAYMPSEKMIIFLTDEDMDEDNLPSGYENKNILEELSKELADEEFNGLPDVIDLNGIFHVRKRGNDAPGANNTKTTYDEVPGLGYKYSTGRRRPDGRAHYWEEWDDNEIPILGEDTSNVSNRNDPPEISHTDFKYYNTANNFFMYEMKNNGSGVEGALNRAINNLGIIQRWDLSYLTPFNEYDGTTRTVDFELVGLKGRDEKSIDGEITNLNEEEDKQYTVKEEKLALEFKDPSVDNLKLSIADGRGTITFRGKARYNEFDEDNHPIVVEDMINEYKLDVLDSSNKLLFSRNTDNITMSLSDDGWLETKVTKNGISKILEGREKSWVEVINNSGKDILSYIDKVRYTVEGENTYKIELMVSEVEKIKTLSTGDLKLKVGGYDIEVDEKEFEELMKDRSDTWYELKNTSKTSNLLDDIKNEDFEKIKDNEYRIKLRDLGLENLLNGVSGNEEGIELKISNTKLEELSDTESLEDTFGDQGWYEFKVDLTEEEMQALINSEAVKSSEKINLEARIVTDLFNKTGILKDVKVDLSTPKIINVDLKNKTILNFLKTMVDLDGTGVENPEKYSGYIDEVDGNFTLPEVGSTGKVGDEIELETIVEGKNIDEFDVYNGIDVEGWTGKTVEEISDAGNDIKRFKVTWTDRVEKGDKITLVNDVKNSYGISKNQSIDVLKVDNTSIGVEPEVKTAGNSVNKIGGTYYINSNSAININPKSDKSMAGIVLFEYDKEVADKNSDGNLGNPKYPKIGVSDSGKGLYAGGVMGNTISMEVDTTDKHTTDGQYIGSVYGMSKSGKLNEITGYDGTFNEILLGDISRPKNLTVIVDTIIPKITNILIEESAEISEKNYYYFNLSFDIEDFNASYEKLEDSIKGGYLLGIKNDNTEILEEPVYGGDKTVTYKIKVKKPETSNGLITEITITAEDKAGNRKEEKVKIRVPKDIKLKVYEDVQGWGDWKKTKIKDSDREYTFTKGGSISLINDPAIYAVVPKSTGPDDDTEITKLKIEKLNENENPVAKKTLDLPGGSENIEIKFNFSREGKNIVRVTPISKAGIEGKSKMLNFIVDTKINTSYLDNEIIGSLNGKNVEVDLSRIEELSGVEGYEYVFTVEGKKSEKITKRNLKGTSFTTPTKGSISGIITIETSGFIGGSKGTLLFSVYDKLGHKKDFRKTYFIPTKPSGIIAKVSGETKQRNSKITILAEGSGDKFEVESNVDGSSEEETGASVSSEEEKETTVSRS comes from the coding sequence TTTCTTTTAAAGAAAAAAGATATTTTAAAGTAGGAGGTAGTTATTCTAAGCTTGTTTTAACTGAAGAATATACAGAACCAACTAAAGCAGAGCCTAGTCCAAAGATTGGAGAGCAATGGATCTATTCACAAATAACAATGGGATCGTTAGTTAATTCAGAGAAGTATACAATTGATTTCTATGAAAATATAGATAGGATAAAAACAATAGATGAAGATGGAAGTTTAGAGGAGTTATTAACTAATAATAAGTCTTATGATGATGATGTTTTTACTCATGATGAGTTAGAAAGATATAGTTATGCTGGAACTCCTAAGCCTATTGTAGAATTTAAACTGAAAGAAACTTTGGAAACACCTAAAAATGGAAAATTTGAACTGACAATCGAAGAAAATAATGTTTTCAAAAGAAAGATAAATGAAAGTTATACAATACCTGTTCCTATCACTGATTTTGAGGAGGAGGATTTAGAATCATCTAAAAATACATTTACTTATAAAGATAAGTATGAATTAGAAAATTTGAAAGCCTATAAATACCAGGAAGTGGTGTTTAGACTCTATACAGGGTCTAAGCATGATGAAGTACGTCCAATAAAAAGAATAGAAGAGAATGATTTAAATAATATAAAAAATAGTTATGTAGACTTTGTTTTTGAAAATAACGGCTCTGCACAGGAGATAGAAAAAGATGGAATAAAGGGAAGGTTTATAGAGGGAAAATTTGAAATTATGGGTTTAGAAAATGGTATTGATTATAATTTAGATTTTTATACCCTGAGATATAGGAATAACAACAATAAGGGGAACTATGCAGCTATAACCTATGAGGGGAGTATTGGAAAATTTAAGGGGAAGAATATAGCTTCTACAGATGATACCATCTGGTTGGAAGATATAGATACATCTGGATATAAAAATATACAACTAAATATGATAAGTATAACGACTGATAATTTATCGCTATTAAATTTAGAAAATTTAAAAGAAAAGAGAAATAATGATACTAAAAATGTTTTGAATCCCCCTCTTACTTTACAAGCGATACCTGTAATTGGAAAAATTATAAACATTGGCAGTAACAGTTATACAGTAAATGAGGATAATCAGATAATATTAGATCCAAATAATAAAAGATATGTCTATAGATGGAAAGCAGAATATAAAACAATTTTTGATGACAAAAGTGGGGTAGAAAGGGAAGTTAAATTTGATGTATTAGGAAATGATATTGCTAAATTATCTTTAACAGGTAAATATATTGAACCTGCAAAAATAGAAGAAGATAAGACCCCTTCCCATCAATGGGTAATATTTGAGTTTGATCCTGCAAAAGAATTTAAAGATCAAAATTATGAGATTGAAGACAGGGTTTTAAGCCCTGAAAGAAAAGGATATAGGCGTCTAAAAACTGTAGATTATGAAAGTAATTTGGATGATGTTTTATATGGTAGAAATGGATATAAGGCAATAAATGAATTTGATTACAGTGATGGAGTATGGAATTATAGGGAGCCAATTCCAGAAAAAATTAGTTCTGCAGGTCTAATAATCGAAAAGACCATAACCGAATCTAAGGGAACTTTAAAAGATGAAGATGAAAATACTTTATTATTTTATACGGATAACAAAGGTGATGGAATAGAAAAAATAGTTAGTGAATCTAAAGGGAATAAAGCGACCTTTAGATGGAATGAGGGGCCGCTAAATACCAACGGGGAGATATTAAACTATGATAAGGTGATTTTTAGAATAACTAAAAAAAGTGCTGGTGCAGATTATTCTTGGGATCCCTATGAGAATAGTAACTCTATAAATTTAATAGAGCCAACAGTTGAGGGGAATAAAGAATTAGAAGAGTTTTTGTATGGAAATGTTAATGATGAAACATATAGCTCAAATTATGTGGATATAGTACTGGATGCCAGTACCAGTAAAACTATGACCTTTACTAACGCCATAATTTCATATGAACAGACCAATAAAGAACTCCGAATAGTTGGTCTTCCGGTAGACAATTATACCATTCAATTTTATAGTGTAAAAAGGGGGCATGACGGCAGATATAAAGTTATTACCCGGGAAAATCAGAGGGAATTTAAGATGGATGTGTCGGACATTGCCAGTCTGGATTTTGAGAAGGAAAAGAATATTCATAAGATAGATTTTATAACTACTGGTACCAGCGGTGGAGCTATCCAGGTAAATGTAAACTTTATTACCAAGATGGAGAGGGAGATAGACTTAACAGTTGATAATCTAAAATCTGGTAAATTTAAAATCGAAGAAAAAAATGAGGGGACAGGAAAAATAGAGGGAATTGGAGAGGCTGGAAATATAAGCTTGAAGGAATCAGGGATGAAAAAGTTCCTATTCCCGCTGGATGTAGTCTTTGTCATAGATAACTCTGGTTCCATGCAAAATGAGATAAATAACGTAAAAGACGGGCTGTCAGCCTTCGGACAGGAACTCTATGACAGGGGATTTGATGTGAAATATAATCTGATTACCTTTGGTCCCCAACAGAATCGAACTTATGAAGACTGGGGGAACTATGTTGTTCCTACAGGGGACTGGAAAAATAAAATAGCAGAGTATTATGATTATAGTTATATGGCTATTTATAAAGATAAGTGGTTTGACGGAGCTGCTTTGGATAAAACTTCATCCCGTGAAAATGATTTAGAAGAATTGCTAGATGCCTTTGAAGAAATAAACTCTATTTCTGGATATTATGGAGGTCAGGAAAATAGTGCCTGGGGGATCCACTACGCCATAGAAAAACTACGTACCAATGGAAGATATCTGAGTTATTCTGGGGAGATAGTAGAAAAAGGAGAAAAAGGGGCATATATGCCATCGGAAAAGATGATAATCTTCCTGACCGATGAAGATATGGATGAAGATAATCTTCCTTCTGGTTATGAAAATAAAAATATATTGGAAGAATTATCTAAAGAGTTAGCGGATGAAGAATTTAATGGTCTGCCAGATGTAATAGATTTAAATGGTATTTTCCATGTAAGAAAGAGAGGTAATGATGCACCGGGTGCAAATAATACTAAAACTACTTATGATGAAGTTCCAGGTTTAGGATACAAATATTCAACTGGAAGACGGCGACCTGATGGAAGAGCTCATTATTGGGAAGAATGGGATGACAATGAAATCCCCATACTGGGAGAAGATACATCAAATGTATCGAATCGAAATGATCCACCTGAAATCTCCCATACTGACTTTAAGTACTATAATACCGCTAACAACTTTTTCATGTATGAGATGAAAAATAATGGAAGCGGTGTAGAGGGTGCATTAAATCGTGCGATAAATAATTTGGGAATTATCCAGAGATGGGATCTGTCCTATCTGACACCGTTCAACGAATATGACGGAACGACGAGAACTGTTGATTTTGAATTAGTAGGTCTTAAGGGAAGAGATGAAAAATCTATTGATGGAGAAATTACCAACTTAAACGAAGAGGAAGATAAACAGTACACTGTAAAAGAGGAAAAATTAGCCTTGGAATTTAAAGACCCTAGTGTAGATAACTTGAAGTTATCCATAGCAGACGGTAGGGGAACGATAACTTTTAGAGGGAAGGCAAGATACAATGAATTTGATGAAGATAATCATCCAATAGTGGTAGAAGACATGATAAATGAATATAAATTGGATGTATTAGATAGCAGCAATAAATTATTATTTAGCAGAAATACAGATAATATAACTATGAGTTTATCTGATGATGGGTGGTTAGAAACCAAAGTTACTAAAAATGGAATTTCTAAAATCTTAGAAGGAAGAGAAAAATCATGGGTAGAAGTTATAAATAACTCAGGGAAAGATATTTTGAGTTATATAGATAAGGTCAGATATACGGTAGAAGGAGAGAATACCTATAAGATTGAGTTAATGGTTTCTGAGGTAGAGAAAATAAAAACACTTAGTACAGGTGATCTGAAATTAAAGGTAGGAGGATATGACATTGAAGTTGATGAAAAAGAGTTTGAAGAATTAATGAAGGACAGATCGGATACCTGGTATGAATTAAAAAACACTTCTAAAACTTCCAATTTGTTGGATGATATTAAAAATGAAGATTTTGAGAAAATTAAAGATAATGAATACAGGATAAAACTAAGAGATTTAGGATTAGAAAATTTACTAAATGGAGTTAGTGGAAATGAGGAAGGGATAGAATTAAAAATTAGTAACACCAAGCTGGAAGAATTATCGGATACGGAAAGCTTGGAAGATACCTTTGGAGACCAGGGGTGGTATGAATTTAAAGTTGATTTAACAGAGGAAGAGATGCAAGCATTAATAAATTCAGAAGCTGTAAAATCATCCGAAAAAATCAATTTAGAAGCAAGGATAGTTACCGATTTATTTAACAAAACAGGGATACTGAAAGATGTAAAGGTGGATCTATCTACTCCTAAGATTATAAATGTGGATTTAAAGAATAAAACTATATTGAATTTTTTAAAAACCATGGTAGATTTAGATGGTACAGGTGTAGAGAACCCCGAAAAATATTCAGGCTATATTGATGAAGTGGATGGGAACTTTACTTTGCCGGAAGTTGGAAGTACAGGAAAGGTCGGAGATGAAATAGAGTTAGAAACAATTGTAGAGGGAAAAAACATAGATGAATTTGATGTCTATAATGGTATAGATGTAGAGGGGTGGACAGGAAAAACAGTTGAAGAAATATCGGACGCAGGTAATGATATAAAAAGATTCAAGGTTACTTGGACCGATAGAGTGGAAAAAGGCGATAAGATAACTTTGGTAAATGATGTAAAGAACTCCTATGGAATATCTAAAAACCAAAGTATAGACGTTTTAAAAGTGGATAATACGAGTATAGGTGTAGAGCCAGAAGTAAAAACTGCGGGAAATTCTGTAAATAAAATAGGTGGAACTTATTATATTAATTCTAATAGTGCGATTAATATAAATCCTAAGAGTGATAAGAGTATGGCTGGAATAGTTCTATTTGAGTACGATAAAGAGGTCGCAGATAAAAATAGTGATGGAAATTTGGGAAATCCAAAATATCCTAAGATAGGAGTTAGTGATAGCGGTAAGGGGTTATACGCAGGTGGAGTAATGGGTAATACTATTTCAATGGAGGTAGATACTACAGACAAACATACAACCGATGGCCAGTATATAGGTAGTGTTTATGGAATGAGTAAGAGCGGGAAATTAAATGAGATAACGGGATATGATGGAACATTTAATGAAATATTATTAGGGGACATTTCAAGACCTAAAAATTTAACTGTTATAGTAGATACAATAATTCCTAAAATCACCAATATATTGATAGAAGAATCAGCTGAAATTTCAGAAAAAAATTATTATTACTTTAATCTATCTTTTGATATCGAAGACTTCAATGCTAGTTATGAAAAATTAGAGGATAGCATTAAAGGTGGATATTTATTGGGAATAAAAAATGATAATACAGAAATTTTGGAAGAACCAGTTTACGGTGGCGATAAAACTGTAACGTATAAGATTAAAGTAAAGAAACCAGAGACTTCAAATGGATTAATAACAGAAATTACAATAACAGCAGAAGATAAAGCTGGAAATAGAAAAGAAGAAAAAGTAAAAATCAGAGTACCTAAGGATATAAAATTAAAAGTTTATGAAGATGTTCAGGGCTGGGGTGATTGGAAAAAAACAAAGATAAAAGATTCTGACAGAGAATATACCTTTACAAAGGGGGGATCAATTTCTTTAATTAATGATCCGGCAATATATGCTGTTGTTCCTAAAAGTACAGGTCCAGATGACGATACTGAAATAACTAAATTAAAAATTGAAAAGTTAAATGAAAACGAAAATCCTGTAGCTAAAAAAACATTAGATTTACCGGGAGGATCAGAGAATATTGAGATAAAATTTAATTTTTCTAGAGAAGGGAAAAATATAGTCAGGGTAACCCCAATAAGTAAAGCTGGGATAGAAGGAAAATCTAAAATGCTGAATTTTATAGTAGATACCAAGATAAATACTTCTTATTTAGATAATGAAATAATAGGCAGCTTAAATGGTAAAAATGTTGAGGTAGATCTTTCTAGGATAGAAGAATTGTCTGGCGTGGAAGGATATGAATATGTTTTTACTGTAGAAGGAAAAAAATCTGAAAAAATTACCAAAAGAAATTTAAAAGGAACATCATTTACTACTCCTACAAAAGGGTCTATAAGTGGAATTATAACAATTGAGACTTCTGGATTCATAGGCGGATCGAAAGGAACTTTACTCTTTTCAGTCTATGATAAACTAGGGCATAAAAAAGACTTTAGAAAAACTTATTTTATTCCTACAAAACCTAGTGGAATAATAGCAAAAGTAAGTGGTGAAACGAAGCAGAGGAACAGTAAAATAACGATACTGGCAGAGGGAAGCGGCGATAAATTTGAAGTAGAGAGCAATGTAGACGGAAGTTCAGAGGAAGAAACCGGTGCAAGCGTAAGTTCAGAGGAGGAAAAAGAAACTACTGTAAGTAGAAGTTAA